Proteins encoded within one genomic window of Schaalia sp. HMT-172:
- a CDS encoding RNA methyltransferase, whose amino-acid sequence MIIELTSADLSADPRLDDYTRLKDVKLRSKLEPERGLYMAESTNVIERALSAGHNPRSFLMSSRWLPTLSPLIEAATGAGDGADVPVFVAPENILEQMTGFHLHRGALAAMQRPVLPTLNELLATARGGRPARRVVVLEDLVDHTNVGAAFRSAAALGVDAVLVTPSCADPLYRRAVRVSMGTVFQVPWTRLQSWPGDIALLQDAGFTVASLALSDDSVSLDDFATLPALQGPDARLAMVMGTEGDGLGRRTIAASDYTVKIPMDHGVDSLNVAAASAVVFWATRGIGAS is encoded by the coding sequence ATGATCATCGAGCTGACCAGCGCCGATCTGTCCGCCGATCCGCGACTGGACGACTACACGCGCCTCAAAGACGTCAAGCTCCGCTCGAAACTCGAGCCGGAGCGCGGCCTGTACATGGCCGAATCCACCAACGTCATCGAACGCGCACTGAGCGCGGGCCACAACCCGCGTTCCTTCCTGATGTCCAGCCGGTGGCTGCCCACGCTCTCCCCCCTCATCGAGGCGGCGACGGGGGCAGGCGACGGGGCCGACGTCCCTGTCTTCGTCGCGCCCGAGAACATCCTGGAGCAGATGACGGGCTTCCACCTGCACCGCGGCGCGCTGGCCGCCATGCAGCGCCCCGTCCTGCCCACCCTGAACGAGCTTCTCGCGACGGCGCGCGGCGGCAGGCCCGCGCGCCGCGTCGTGGTCTTGGAAGACCTCGTCGACCACACGAACGTCGGCGCGGCATTCCGCAGCGCCGCAGCCCTGGGCGTGGACGCCGTCCTCGTGACCCCCTCCTGCGCGGATCCGCTCTACCGCCGAGCTGTCCGGGTCTCCATGGGAACCGTCTTCCAGGTCCCGTGGACGCGCCTGCAGTCCTGGCCCGGCGACATCGCCTTGCTGCAAGACGCTGGCTTCACCGTCGCCTCCCTGGCCCTCTCGGACGATTCCGTCTCACTCGACGACTTCGCTACGCTGCCGGCCCTCCAAGGCCCCGACGCACGCCTGGCAATGGTCATGGGAACCGAGGGCGACGGCCTGGGACGGCGCACCATCGCCGCCTCCGACTACACCGTCAAGATTCCGATGGACCACGGGGTGGATTCGCTCAACGTCGCAGCCGCCTCGGCCGTCGTCTTCTGGGCGACGCGCGGCATCGGCGCCTCCTAG
- a CDS encoding response regulator codes for MSDETVSILVFSDDLDKRAAVVNGVGLRASKDTPRIEWVEAATGFGVRDAFDQQDFAVLILDAETKKEGGMSVAQDLQETREDVPPIIFLTARPQDEWLATWAGAAATVADPIDPIILQETVADILREAR; via the coding sequence ATGAGCGACGAAACCGTGTCGATCCTGGTTTTCAGCGACGACTTGGACAAGCGTGCCGCTGTCGTCAACGGCGTGGGCCTGCGTGCCTCCAAGGACACGCCCCGTATCGAGTGGGTGGAGGCCGCCACCGGTTTCGGCGTGCGCGACGCCTTCGACCAGCAGGATTTCGCGGTCCTTATCCTCGACGCTGAAACGAAGAAGGAGGGCGGCATGTCGGTTGCCCAGGACCTTCAGGAGACGCGAGAAGACGTCCCGCCGATCATTTTCCTGACGGCGCGCCCCCAGGACGAGTGGCTCGCCACCTGGGCCGGTGCAGCCGCCACGGTTGCGGATCCGATCGATCCGATCATCCTGCAGGAGACCGTCGCGGACATCCTGCGCGAGGCGCGCTGA
- a CDS encoding HAD-IIB family hydrolase: MRLIAFDLDDTLAPSKSPLPARMDVALRSLLDHVEVCIISGGQMGQFRTQVLDNLHATDEELSRLHLMPTCGTRYYRYEGGAWVERYAHDLDPEVAARAIASLERHARELGLWESNPWGNIIEDRGSQITFSALGQEAPLDAKRAWDPDGTKKAALRDAVQPDVPELDVRGGGSTSVDITTRGIDKAFGMGKLVEETGIPASEMLFIGDRLDPEGNDYPVKAAGYATRAVSGWEECVDVIDQIVASMS; the protein is encoded by the coding sequence ATGAGGCTTATCGCATTTGATCTTGACGATACGCTGGCTCCCTCGAAGTCGCCGCTGCCCGCCCGTATGGACGTAGCTCTGCGCTCGCTGCTCGACCACGTGGAGGTGTGCATCATTTCCGGTGGCCAGATGGGCCAGTTCCGCACGCAGGTGCTGGACAACCTGCACGCCACGGACGAGGAACTGTCTCGCCTGCACCTGATGCCCACCTGCGGTACGCGCTACTACCGCTACGAGGGTGGGGCCTGGGTTGAGCGTTACGCCCACGACCTGGATCCCGAGGTCGCCGCCCGTGCGATTGCTTCGCTTGAGCGTCACGCCCGTGAGCTTGGCCTGTGGGAGTCCAACCCGTGGGGCAACATCATCGAGGACCGCGGCTCGCAGATCACCTTCTCCGCCCTGGGCCAGGAGGCTCCGCTCGACGCGAAGCGCGCCTGGGATCCGGACGGCACGAAGAAGGCCGCTCTGCGCGACGCCGTGCAGCCCGACGTACCCGAGCTCGATGTTCGCGGAGGCGGCTCGACCTCGGTCGACATCACCACCCGTGGCATCGACAAGGCGTTCGGCATGGGCAAGCTGGTCGAGGAGACGGGCATCCCCGCCTCCGAGATGCTCTTCATCGGGGACCGCCTAGATCCCGAGGGCAACGACTACCCGGTGAAGGCGGCGGGCTACGCGACGCGCGCCGTGTCCGGGTGGGAAGAATGCGTCGACGTCATCGACCAGATCGTGGCATCCATGAGTTGA
- a CDS encoding FKBP-type peptidyl-prolyl cis-trans isomerase: MMSPLRRLGALVGAAALVLGLAACNDLTSSSSSSQVDYAACATDDSELQNQNVDRTGKGAFPDVTGDDTPVIAAGKGSEPTDKVLVKTLKQGDGALVCPGATVKVNYVGALWNGTVFDSSYQKGQPIEFSLDRVVKGWGYGLAHTHVGDRVELVIPASLGYGSQAAGDIPANSTLVFVVDVLGASTMTMADESVLTGATATGEELPAGVTVTGDPGVEPTLAIDESVAAPTERKIYTIYKGSGEELADGESFLYRAVAGGFGANGQTQSSWSQAPVEETVTNAGLAGFTVGSRILLVVPIPASQTQSGTTAQASVMVVDIVGTSTME; this comes from the coding sequence ATGATGTCCCCCCTGCGCCGCCTCGGCGCCCTCGTCGGCGCCGCCGCGCTCGTCCTCGGCCTGGCCGCGTGCAACGACCTGACCTCCTCGTCTTCGTCCTCCCAGGTTGACTACGCGGCGTGCGCGACCGACGATTCCGAGCTGCAGAACCAGAACGTCGACCGCACCGGCAAGGGGGCCTTCCCCGACGTGACCGGTGACGACACCCCCGTCATCGCGGCCGGCAAGGGCTCCGAGCCGACCGACAAGGTCCTGGTCAAGACCCTCAAGCAGGGCGACGGCGCGCTCGTGTGCCCCGGTGCCACCGTGAAGGTCAACTACGTCGGCGCGCTGTGGAACGGCACGGTCTTCGACTCGTCCTACCAGAAGGGTCAGCCGATCGAGTTCTCTCTCGACCGGGTCGTCAAGGGCTGGGGCTACGGCCTGGCCCACACGCACGTGGGTGACCGCGTCGAGCTCGTCATTCCTGCCTCTTTAGGCTACGGTAGCCAGGCCGCTGGCGATATTCCCGCGAACTCGACCCTCGTGTTCGTCGTCGACGTGCTCGGTGCCTCGACCATGACCATGGCGGACGAGTCCGTCTTGACCGGTGCGACCGCGACCGGCGAGGAGCTGCCCGCCGGTGTGACGGTGACCGGTGATCCCGGTGTCGAGCCGACTCTGGCGATCGATGAGAGTGTCGCCGCACCCACCGAACGGAAGATCTACACGATCTACAAGGGTTCGGGCGAGGAACTCGCAGACGGAGAGTCCTTCCTGTACAGGGCGGTCGCTGGTGGCTTCGGAGCGAATGGCCAGACTCAGTCCAGTTGGAGTCAGGCACCCGTCGAGGAGACCGTGACGAACGCGGGTCTGGCCGGATTTACGGTCGGCTCCCGCATTCTTCTTGTTGTCCCGATCCCGGCTTCGCAAACACAATCGGGTACCACGGCACAGGCGAGCGTGATGGTCGTCGACATCGTCGGCACGTCCACGATGGAGTAA
- the erpA gene encoding iron-sulfur cluster insertion protein ErpA, with translation MSESATQAPTHEVILTDVAAAKVKSLLEQEGRDDLRLRIAVQPGGCSGLIYQLYFDDRTLDGDAIRSFDGVEVVVDRMSVPYLSGATIDFADTIERQGFTIDNPNAQNTCACGESFH, from the coding sequence ATGTCCGAGTCCGCAACTCAGGCTCCCACCCACGAGGTCATCCTCACCGACGTCGCCGCGGCGAAGGTGAAGAGCCTCCTCGAGCAGGAGGGTCGCGACGACCTTCGCCTGCGCATCGCCGTTCAGCCCGGCGGCTGCTCCGGCCTGATCTACCAGCTGTACTTCGATGACCGCACCCTCGACGGAGACGCAATTCGCTCCTTCGACGGCGTCGAGGTCGTTGTCGACCGCATGAGCGTGCCCTACCTGAGCGGCGCCACGATCGACTTCGCCGACACCATCGAGCGTCAGGGCTTCACGATCGACAACCCCAACGCCCAGAACACCTGCGCCTGCGGCGAATCCTTCCACTGA
- a CDS encoding M20/M25/M40 family metallo-hydrolase yields MADTSHELSTSVLRERLEAAFPSLLDELTQLVAIPSVSSDPAHAADVERSAEHLRERFAALGLDAKVLRETAEDGTEGKPALVAHTPHIEGAPTVLLYAHHDVQPVGELDRWSMDPYKAEVRGDRIYGRGSSDDGAGVTVHLGSLSILGADLPVNVVVFIEGEEEIGSPSFTAFLDAHKDELAADVIVVTDSSNWKVGEPAVTSTLRGNAIVTVDVTVADHAVHSGAFGGPLLDSVAVSSMLIASLFDELGDVVVPGLGGSDHADVEWPEEELREAAGMVDGLMLAGSGDLAARMWTKPAISVIGFDARPVANASNTIAPHTRFRLSMRTVPGVDPVEAQAKLVDYLLAHAPFGARVEVTAEDAGAGYQADMDSPVTKTLHECLTEAWGVPSVNIGVGGSIPFISDFQRIFPGAQVVVTGVEDPLTNAHSEDESQSISDLKAAILAEALLLTRLASL; encoded by the coding sequence ATGGCTGATACTTCACATGAATTGTCGACATCCGTCCTGCGGGAGCGCCTCGAAGCCGCTTTCCCTTCCCTGCTCGATGAGCTCACCCAGCTGGTGGCCATTCCGTCGGTGTCCTCCGACCCGGCGCACGCCGCCGACGTGGAGCGCAGCGCCGAGCATCTGCGCGAGCGTTTCGCGGCCCTTGGACTTGATGCCAAGGTCCTGCGTGAAACCGCCGAAGACGGCACCGAGGGCAAGCCCGCCCTCGTCGCCCACACGCCTCACATCGAGGGCGCGCCGACCGTCCTGCTGTACGCGCACCACGACGTGCAGCCGGTGGGCGAGCTGGACCGCTGGAGCATGGACCCCTACAAGGCTGAGGTGCGCGGCGACCGCATCTACGGGCGCGGCTCCTCCGACGATGGCGCTGGCGTGACCGTCCACCTGGGTTCGCTGTCCATCCTGGGCGCGGACTTGCCCGTCAACGTTGTTGTCTTCATCGAAGGTGAGGAGGAAATCGGCTCGCCGTCCTTCACCGCCTTCCTGGACGCTCACAAGGACGAGCTCGCCGCCGACGTCATCGTCGTGACGGATTCGTCGAACTGGAAGGTGGGCGAGCCCGCCGTCACGTCGACGCTGCGCGGCAACGCGATCGTGACGGTCGACGTGACCGTGGCGGACCACGCGGTGCACTCGGGTGCCTTTGGTGGCCCGCTGCTCGATTCGGTGGCGGTCTCCTCGATGCTCATCGCTTCGCTCTTCGACGAGTTGGGTGATGTTGTGGTTCCGGGCCTGGGCGGCTCGGATCACGCGGACGTGGAGTGGCCGGAGGAGGAACTGCGTGAGGCCGCCGGCATGGTCGATGGGCTGATGCTGGCCGGCTCCGGCGACCTCGCCGCGCGCATGTGGACCAAGCCCGCGATCTCGGTCATCGGCTTTGATGCGCGCCCCGTGGCCAACGCCTCGAACACGATCGCCCCGCACACGCGCTTCCGCCTGTCGATGCGCACGGTGCCCGGCGTCGATCCCGTCGAGGCCCAGGCCAAGCTGGTTGACTACCTGCTCGCTCACGCGCCCTTCGGTGCGCGCGTCGAGGTGACGGCCGAGGACGCGGGCGCCGGCTATCAGGCGGACATGGACTCCCCGGTCACCAAGACGCTGCACGAGTGCCTGACCGAGGCCTGGGGCGTGCCCTCCGTAAACATCGGGGTGGGCGGCTCGATCCCCTTCATCTCCGACTTCCAGCGTATCTTCCCGGGCGCGCAGGTCGTCGTCACGGGCGTCGAGGATCCGCTCACGAACGCCCACTCGGAGGACGAGTCGCAGTCGATCTCGGACCTGAAGGCTGCGATCCTCGCCGAGGCGCTGCTGCTGACCCGCCTGGCCTCCCTGTGA
- a CDS encoding DUF3043 domain-containing protein — protein sequence MFGRSKNKREDDAATTAAASTTPTGKKGRPTPKRKAAEAARIHPLVPADRKEAKRAARAARNARWDAEQRALVTGEERYLPARDKGRARRFARDYVDARRSISEWVLAFMMASLIMLMLPAVFADKIPAQWQEYILLASSVVMYGSFIATAVEAFFVWRTIKARFTESHPREDIPRGTGYYTFSRMIMPRRWRSPRPQVERGQFPK from the coding sequence GTGTTTGGACGAAGCAAGAACAAGAGGGAGGACGACGCGGCGACCACCGCGGCTGCCTCCACGACCCCCACCGGCAAGAAGGGCCGCCCCACGCCCAAGCGGAAGGCGGCCGAGGCGGCGCGCATCCACCCGCTGGTGCCCGCCGACCGCAAGGAAGCCAAGCGCGCCGCAAGAGCCGCTCGCAACGCGCGCTGGGACGCGGAACAGCGCGCCCTCGTCACGGGCGAGGAGCGCTACCTGCCCGCGCGCGACAAGGGCCGGGCACGCCGCTTTGCGCGCGACTACGTCGACGCGCGCCGCTCGATCTCCGAGTGGGTCTTGGCCTTCATGATGGCCTCCCTCATCATGCTGATGCTGCCCGCGGTTTTCGCGGACAAGATTCCCGCGCAGTGGCAGGAGTACATCCTCCTGGCTTCCTCCGTCGTCATGTACGGCTCCTTCATCGCCACCGCCGTCGAGGCCTTCTTCGTCTGGCGCACGATCAAGGCGAGGTTCACCGAGAGCCACCCCCGCGAGGACATCCCGCGCGGAACTGGCTACTACACCTTCTCGCGCATGATCATGCCGCGACGCTGGCGCTCCCCGCGCCCCCAGGTCGAGCGCGGGCAGTTCCCGAAGTAA
- a CDS encoding quinone-dependent dihydroorotate dehydrogenase, with the protein MIRRAYNWTFRHFISRCDPEAAHHLGLGAISLAGRFAPTRGLMRATLGYMDPRRRPTRTVDGVEVPLMLGHRELPSRLGLAAGMDKDAEAVLGMCALGYAFVEIGTVTPRPQPGNEAPRLWRLMEERGLRNRMGFNNAGADAAAEKLRELRSTRAGRAAIVGANIGKNKVTPEADAPADYEYCARALAHWVDFVVVNVSSPNTPGLRDLQSVDQLRPILQAARRGCEAGAPDRIMPLFVKIAPDLADQDIVAIVELTKELGLAGVVATNTTINHDLGEGGVSGAPLLPRALAVISLVARHLNDDQILIGTGGVSSPEDALRMIGAGADLVEAFSAFIFEGPSWPGEVSRALQRA; encoded by the coding sequence ATGATCCGACGCGCGTACAACTGGACCTTCCGACACTTCATTTCGCGTTGCGACCCGGAGGCGGCACACCACCTGGGTCTGGGTGCTATTTCCCTCGCCGGGCGATTCGCCCCCACGCGAGGACTTATGCGAGCGACCCTGGGATACATGGATCCCCGGCGCCGCCCCACACGCACCGTCGACGGCGTCGAGGTCCCGCTCATGCTGGGCCACCGCGAGCTGCCCTCCCGACTGGGCCTGGCCGCCGGCATGGACAAGGATGCCGAGGCCGTCCTGGGCATGTGCGCCCTGGGCTACGCCTTCGTCGAGATCGGCACCGTGACGCCGCGCCCGCAGCCCGGCAACGAGGCGCCGCGCCTGTGGAGGCTCATGGAGGAGCGCGGCCTGCGCAACCGCATGGGATTCAACAACGCGGGCGCAGACGCGGCCGCCGAGAAGCTGCGCGAGCTGCGCTCGACGCGAGCCGGTCGTGCCGCTATCGTCGGGGCGAACATCGGCAAGAACAAAGTCACCCCCGAGGCCGACGCCCCCGCGGACTACGAGTACTGCGCACGCGCCCTAGCCCACTGGGTGGACTTCGTCGTCGTCAACGTCTCCTCGCCGAACACGCCCGGCCTGCGCGACCTGCAATCCGTCGATCAGCTGCGCCCGATCCTGCAGGCCGCTCGCCGCGGCTGCGAGGCCGGCGCCCCCGACCGCATCATGCCCCTCTTCGTCAAGATCGCACCCGACCTGGCGGACCAGGACATCGTCGCGATCGTCGAGCTCACCAAGGAACTGGGGCTCGCGGGCGTGGTGGCCACCAACACAACGATCAACCACGACCTGGGTGAGGGCGGCGTCTCGGGCGCTCCCCTGCTGCCCCGCGCGCTGGCAGTCATCTCCCTGGTCGCTCGCCACCTGAACGACGATCAGATCCTTATCGGCACCGGTGGCGTCTCCTCGCCCGAGGACGCGCTGCGCATGATCGGAGCGGGCGCCGACCTGGTCGAGGCCTTCTCCGCGTTCATTTTTGAGGGCCCCTCGTGGCCGGGCGAGGTCTCGCGCGCCCTCCAGCGCGCCTGA
- the trpD gene encoding anthranilate phosphoribosyltransferase: MSQREWAPIIAALNAGDALDYDQSYWLMDQVMSGELGDARLASFLTAMAIKGATVTEIHGLADGMADHATPVDLPSRALDIVGTGGDGYKTVNVSTMSAIVLAAMGIPLVKHGNRASTSQSGSADVIEALGVNLDVDTERLRSIFEEVGIAFLFANKMHPSMRFAAPVRRALGFPTAFNVLGPLTNPAKVRACAVGSAKEDNARLMAGVYASRGCSALVFRGAITGLDELTTADTNQVWIVSGGQVTPTDFDARDELGMAAAAIDDLAGGEASYNAAVARDVLSGGGVSAVRDAVALNVGAGIVAWEGLDQPVTAQDFTPRMRCAVERALGALADGAGARLVERWAHASNS; this comes from the coding sequence ATGAGCCAGCGCGAATGGGCACCGATCATCGCCGCGCTCAACGCCGGTGACGCCCTGGACTACGACCAGTCCTACTGGCTCATGGATCAGGTGATGAGCGGCGAGCTCGGCGACGCTCGCCTCGCCTCCTTCCTGACCGCCATGGCGATCAAGGGGGCCACCGTCACGGAGATTCACGGTCTGGCGGACGGCATGGCGGACCACGCCACCCCCGTCGACCTGCCCAGCCGCGCCCTCGACATCGTCGGCACGGGCGGCGACGGCTACAAGACCGTCAACGTCTCGACGATGTCCGCGATCGTGCTGGCCGCGATGGGGATCCCGCTCGTCAAGCACGGCAACCGCGCCTCCACCTCCCAGTCGGGTTCCGCCGACGTCATCGAGGCGCTGGGGGTCAACCTGGACGTCGATACCGAGCGCTTGCGTTCTATCTTCGAGGAGGTGGGCATCGCCTTCCTCTTCGCCAACAAGATGCATCCCTCGATGAGATTCGCAGCCCCCGTGCGCCGCGCCCTCGGCTTCCCGACGGCCTTCAACGTTCTCGGCCCGCTGACGAATCCCGCCAAGGTCCGGGCCTGCGCGGTCGGATCGGCCAAGGAAGACAACGCGCGCCTCATGGCGGGCGTGTACGCGTCCCGCGGGTGCTCCGCCCTCGTCTTTAGAGGGGCAATCACTGGACTCGACGAGCTGACGACCGCGGACACGAACCAGGTCTGGATCGTGTCGGGCGGCCAGGTGACGCCCACCGACTTCGATGCGCGCGACGAGCTCGGCATGGCAGCGGCCGCGATCGACGACCTGGCCGGCGGGGAGGCGTCGTACAACGCTGCGGTGGCCCGCGATGTCCTCTCGGGTGGGGGAGTCTCCGCCGTGCGCGATGCGGTCGCCCTGAACGTGGGGGCTGGCATCGTGGCCTGGGAGGGCCTGGATCAGCCCGTGACCGCGCAGGACTTCACGCCCCGCATGCGCTGCGCGGTCGAGCGGGCGCTCGGTGCCCTCGCCGACGGCGCGGGAGCGCGCCTCGTCGAGCGGTGGGCGCACGCCTCCAACAGCTAG
- a CDS encoding glycerate kinase yields the protein MPLLPTGVALEQIGRGLMDGADRLDVVSLPFGSGPTFDEAVAACRSQASFVRVSAEASSTREAGEHVAAALGKPRVVVEGGHGPFPDCGLGFLAGLLGVAESDVSGEGLSPALTRAEDMLGASGTDLVCSASTPRPLLGLDSVLAVRPDLDPIEEQDTELTGALTQAFAHRPLRRRQLLGDQAAHPARAFGSGAGGGVGAVIAAIGGRIAPTADFLADLLNVDDALKDADLLVVAEPELASPLLATSTLDALTRAAGELALPVVATTVRSSLSHYERAQWGLHGIFETEACVTLEDAGRRIARTWLR from the coding sequence ATGCCCCTCCTGCCGACCGGCGTCGCGTTGGAGCAGATCGGGCGGGGACTGATGGACGGGGCCGATCGCCTCGACGTCGTGTCCCTTCCCTTTGGGTCTGGGCCCACCTTCGACGAGGCCGTGGCCGCTTGCCGCTCCCAGGCCTCGTTCGTGCGCGTGAGCGCCGAGGCCTCGTCGACCCGTGAGGCCGGAGAGCACGTGGCGGCTGCACTGGGCAAGCCCAGGGTCGTCGTCGAGGGTGGACACGGCCCGTTCCCCGACTGTGGGCTCGGGTTCCTCGCGGGGCTGCTCGGCGTCGCCGAGTCCGATGTGAGCGGCGAGGGACTGAGCCCCGCCCTGACGCGTGCAGAAGACATGCTCGGCGCGAGCGGCACCGACCTCGTGTGCTCCGCTTCCACGCCGCGTCCCCTCCTTGGGCTCGACTCGGTTCTGGCGGTGCGCCCCGACCTCGATCCCATTGAGGAACAGGACACAGAGCTGACGGGTGCCCTCACCCAGGCTTTCGCGCACCGCCCCCTGCGGCGCCGACAGCTCCTGGGTGACCAGGCAGCCCACCCGGCGCGCGCCTTCGGCTCCGGCGCAGGAGGAGGAGTCGGCGCCGTCATCGCGGCCATCGGCGGGCGCATCGCCCCGACGGCGGACTTTCTCGCCGACCTGCTCAACGTCGATGACGCGCTCAAAGACGCCGATCTGCTGGTCGTAGCCGAGCCGGAGCTCGCGTCGCCGCTGCTGGCAACCTCCACGCTCGATGCCCTCACGCGCGCCGCCGGCGAGCTCGCCCTCCCCGTCGTCGCGACGACCGTGCGCTCCAGCCTGTCGCACTACGAACGTGCGCAGTGGGGCCTGCACGGCATCTTCGAGACCGAGGCGTGTGTCACGCTCGAGGATGCCGGGCGCCGCATTGCGCGCACCTGGTTACGCTGA
- a CDS encoding exonuclease domain-containing protein, translating to MTKQTPVRNCGETIAPQESDKRYARALVSDALSQRARSEIQLSLDQVGTPASRGHWVVVDLETTGLGAGAEITEIGAVSVRDGRITDEFSSLARPSRPIPPFITSLTGITPAMVADADPIASVLDRFMEWSGLDGESAPVLVAHNASFDVGFLRRAARAAGRPWPKPRVADTLALARLALPRPLVRNHKLATIASYFGTATTPEHRALGDARATAEVLLGFIDLLASAGATDVEDLVALSEASPSRRPSTPPFVAELPTTPGVYHFVNTSGDTLYVGSASSLRSRVSSYYTRAEKRPKVQRMVSLACGVRSFPTSSVLEARIRELRDIATLAPPYNSASRRQASQHWVVRDGHRALVTRAVSLEDLPRALGPFGTRAHATRAADAIRRALDEAGASDATTFIDEAVAATSLIVPTALTEAMTRLAAQGLFEPAARARDDLSAYMAGVERSTMRPILVAPRIVWGTRRDAGQAGWIVHVASFGRLVSSVVVPPQADPTPWIELATSTPPVETDGLAARAASWSESSLISAQLCEAGTRLIEWNSPLPWAQPMVSPLRDGRLRELLAQATAHPGERAQR from the coding sequence ATGACGAAACAGACTCCCGTGCGCAATTGTGGGGAAACCATCGCGCCCCAAGAGTCTGACAAACGCTATGCTCGCGCGCTTGTTTCTGACGCTCTGTCTCAACGTGCGAGATCGGAGATTCAGCTGAGCCTCGACCAGGTGGGCACCCCGGCCTCGCGCGGGCACTGGGTGGTCGTCGACCTGGAGACGACGGGGCTCGGCGCGGGCGCGGAGATCACGGAGATCGGCGCGGTTTCGGTGCGCGACGGGCGTATCACGGATGAGTTTTCCTCCCTCGCGCGCCCCTCGCGCCCCATCCCGCCGTTCATTACGTCACTGACGGGCATCACGCCCGCGATGGTCGCAGACGCGGATCCAATAGCCTCCGTCCTCGATCGTTTCATGGAGTGGTCAGGACTCGACGGGGAGAGCGCCCCCGTCCTCGTCGCGCACAACGCCTCCTTCGACGTGGGTTTCCTGCGGCGTGCGGCGCGCGCGGCTGGGCGCCCCTGGCCGAAGCCGCGCGTGGCCGATACGCTGGCTCTGGCCCGTCTGGCGCTGCCGCGCCCGCTCGTGCGCAACCACAAGCTCGCGACGATAGCATCGTATTTCGGGACTGCGACCACGCCGGAGCACCGGGCCCTCGGGGACGCGCGCGCCACGGCCGAGGTGCTCCTCGGGTTCATCGACCTGCTCGCCTCGGCGGGAGCGACGGACGTGGAGGACCTGGTGGCGCTCAGCGAGGCCAGCCCGTCGCGGCGCCCCAGCACGCCTCCCTTCGTCGCGGAGCTGCCCACCACGCCCGGCGTCTACCATTTCGTCAATACGTCGGGCGACACGCTCTACGTCGGGTCGGCCTCGTCGCTGCGCTCGCGCGTGAGCAGTTACTACACGCGCGCGGAGAAGCGCCCGAAGGTCCAACGCATGGTGTCCCTGGCCTGTGGGGTCCGTTCCTTCCCCACCTCCTCCGTCCTGGAGGCGCGCATCCGGGAGCTGCGCGACATCGCGACCCTGGCTCCCCCCTACAACTCCGCGTCGCGCCGCCAGGCCAGCCAGCACTGGGTGGTGCGCGACGGACACCGCGCGCTCGTCACCCGGGCCGTGTCCCTGGAGGACCTGCCCCGCGCCCTCGGCCCCTTCGGCACGCGCGCACACGCCACGCGGGCGGCCGACGCGATCAGGAGGGCGCTCGACGAGGCGGGGGCGAGCGACGCCACCACCTTCATCGACGAGGCCGTGGCCGCCACCTCCCTGATTGTTCCCACCGCTCTCACCGAGGCGATGACGCGCCTGGCCGCCCAGGGCCTCTTCGAGCCGGCGGCTCGCGCGCGCGACGACCTGAGCGCCTACATGGCGGGCGTGGAACGCTCCACGATGCGCCCCATTTTGGTGGCGCCCCGCATCGTGTGGGGGACTCGCCGGGACGCGGGGCAAGCGGGATGGATCGTGCACGTCGCCTCGTTCGGGCGTCTCGTCAGCTCCGTCGTCGTGCCCCCGCAGGCCGATCCGACGCCCTGGATCGAGCTGGCGACCTCCACGCCGCCGGTGGAGACGGACGGGCTCGCCGCCAGGGCGGCGTCGTGGTCCGAAAGCTCGCTCATCAGCGCCCAGCTGTGCGAAGCGGGGACGCGCCTGATCGAGTGGAACTCTCCCCTGCCGTGGGCCCAACCGATGGTGAGCCCGCTACGAGACGGGCGGCTGCGAGAGCTCTTGGCTCAGGCAACCGCCCATCCCGGTGAGCGGGCGCAGCGCTAG